TCCTGTTTCACCTTGAAGTCCTGTCCCCAAATACTCCTTTTGCAAATCATAGTAAAAAAATTACCTGTTGAATTGCAGGAATTGGAAATCCACCAGGTAACATGGACATGAAAGCGTTTCTTCTACAGAAGTTCAGCCCCTTGGAGCGTGAACAGGTAAAACCTAAGTTCATCAGTCAATAGAACTCTGCAAATCTGAAACTTGTATGTCTATTTGttcatcaaattttaaatgGGATAATGTTGAACTGAATCATGTCTAGATCGATGATGGACTGGAACAAGGTGTTGAAGGTGTGAAGACACTCATTGAAGAAGGATTCAGTGACTCAATATCTCGATTCAATCTGGGACAGAAATACAAGTTTCACGCAGTTTAATTTCCTTCACATCTACTTGGTCGTGATTATACCTGTCACAGTAATCAGTAACAGTAGTAACACCATAGTCCAAACATTGTTATTAACCTTAGTCGTTGTTTTGTCTAGcttatattgtaatttgtaagcGTTATTAGATAACGATCAAAATTTTATCGATATATATCATTATGAGTTTTTCTATTAGATTTAAGTctattaaataaacaaacaaaagatcaGATATTTATTACCGGACTAAAccaaattacataaattgtatAGATAAAGAGATGGATCAAGTACATTAATGACCGTTTGATCAATGATTCACTGGGTCCCACACTATCTAAATAAGACCGTTGAACGtaggaaataaaaaaaggaaaaggggAATAATCGTCAACACTGGACCGTTGCGGAAACCATAAAagagaaaccttttttttaccAATTCCTTAAATAAAGTCTTtttgcaaaacaagaaaaatcgagttaacaaaaataaaaaaagctctCTCTTTTACTGAAGAAGTGATTCGAATTCGAAGATCGTATTCTGAATCAATGGCGGATATAATCTCGAAACCGAGCATGGAACAACTGTTCTTCTCTGTAGATCCGATGTCTCTTATACTCTCACAAAACTCCGACACTCATCAGCTTAATAAACTCTTGTTAGACGGTTTCTCCGGTTTCGAAAGAGGTCCAAGATACGACGAATACTCCAAACTACGCGAATCAAAGCTTCGTATGAAACGCGATTTCCAGAAATATCTCGACGAGAAAGACGTAGAAGAAGAGCCAAGGATCAAAAAACAAGTCAGATTCGAGGGTAATTCGGTAATTTCACCAGAAAAAGTTAAGTTTTCggcggaggagaagaagaaacagagtcgGTTTGGGTTGAGAAAAGCTGTGCCGTCTTCGTTGGCTCAATCGGTTCCTGATTTCTCAGCCGTGTTACGTAAAGAGAATCGTCGTCCGGTGAGTTACAACACTACTACTACTCCTCCTCCGCCGGCTTCGAAGAGTAGAAACGGCAGCGTTTTATCGGGATCGGTTTCACGAGGGAGCAAGTCGGCGAGTGCAGGGGAGAAGAAGAGTaaagggatgatgatgatgggaatGGCTCGTAAGAGTTACGCGAATGTTGAGGATCTTAAGAAAATATCCATGGCGGCTGCTTCTGCTATTAATGGaagcggaggaggaggtggtggaggaggGAGAAGAGTCGGTgacggcggtggtggtggtcgcCGGACTATTCTTGGTTACAGACAAATTTACTGATTTCGTTCCCAAAGCTTTNNNNNNNNNNNNNNNNNNNNNNNNtttttttttttttttttttttttttttctgaatttgattgttgatttggtattttttttccGTATTGGTGTGTtggtgatttgatttgttttgtaagaaaaaaaataaaaaatacattcttgatataaaattttaaattttgtgttaGGGCTTGGCATTCGGATAatccgttcgggttcgggtattacccatttgagttcgggtaaacgggtttagaaaaatagaacctattggatatttttagatatatgggttcggttcggtttgggtactatcgggttcgggtcggtttgggttacaaattttagaacccgattagtacctgaactaccgggtacccgaaaaatataattaaatttaaataaatttagttaaattttgacttacataacaaaatattttagatattttgattatttttgacatttaggtataaaacatttttgacatttaggtataaaactaaatgaaatattcaaaattataataataattttggggtaattgcattatattaatgataaatattataaatatgtttatatgtttgggtttaatgggtacccaaacgggtaccgggtattacccgaccctaatCCGAACCCAcaggtattagaaaatagaatccaatagggttttataggcaaacccgtatTCAACCCGAACCCAGTTTTTCGGGTCAGGTTCTGGGTTGAATATTCGGGTACGAtttttatgcccaggcctatTTTGTGCGAttctttcaaattattttgtcaCATTCGTTCATGTAAGTGTATGATTAAGAGTATTTAAGTGGTACCCTAATTCGTGTATTATTTGATGTATTCACAATTTTCTTCTACATGTCTTTTTGAATAAACCAGAATTTTCGATTAATTAGGAAACTCTTATCTACTAAATTCGTATGTAATTGCCTCTTATTTAATTGAGTATTTCTAGATCATCAGTCACCGACTCAATCTATACGAAGCATTTACAcacatatactgatatacacgtctttaaactttctataaatacataaattatacAGTTGAAGTTCAAGAACATCGTATCGTGGGATATAGTATGAATCGTGCTTTTACTCGTCGTTTCGTCGAAgacaaatcaaacataaaattttgaaaatcttcCAAGAATTAAAGGAACACATATATACCATCAACAAATGCAAAACTATGCCAAGTGGGCAAAGACGGGATACAGAGGAAGTAGACGGAGTGGATGGCAATATACCCAACCACGCCTCAAACCAATACGTACTGGCATTATACTTGGACTGGGAAGATCGAACTGCCTAACACAAGCCAAGACATAGAGAACCACAAACAGAGAAAGGTAAGGAAACAAACTACGACACCGAAGTCGAACCAAAAACAATGAAGAGATATATAGGAAAGCCATGATAGTCCGGAGAGAGGTGAAACGCCCAAGGAGCTATCCTTTTACGATTGTTGGGATGATATTGAAAACTGAGCAGCAAACAACCACGAGCTGAGGCGAAGGGGAACCAAACAGAGAGATGGCTTACCTAACCTTTTTGAACAGAGCACTATGTTCAAgcgccaaaaaaaacaaagaagagaaccTCTTTCAAGGAAACACGTACCGCCGATTCCTTAACCATGAGAAAAACTCACAAGCCCCAACTGTTAGAATAGGTATGTCTATATCTAGGGATGTTAAAATGGGACTACTCTGCCCATTTAGACCCTGCCCATTTAAGCCTTGCCCGTTTTGGACCCGTTTATATCCTACCCGTTTATATCCTGCCCGTTTAGACCCTGTATCCGTTTAGACCCTGCCCATTTATTTGGCCCGTTTAGACCCGTttagatggattttttttttattttttacttaagaTTGCTTTTTTACTAGAGATTGTAATCAGAGAACAACAAAGGAAAACAGAAACGAAAACATTATATATCAAAGAAACGAAATACGAATTCATACTTGTATGAtacaacaaaacagaacaaaacccaCTAGTACCAAACAAACCAATTCGGatcataataaatcaaattctCATCTTAAAGCctcaaataataaaattccTAAAACCCTATGACACTACTACTTCTCACTGAATCTTacgaagaggaagacgaagccaaaacaaaacagaacaagaccACACTAGAAGCAACATATTCAATGCATGATAGAATCTCCTGATCTTGAACATTCTTCTGAAGTACATGTTGTTGTGCCAATGTCATAGTTGTTCTCTATGTTACCTGTTAAAGTTAAGAGTTTTATGGAAAATAGTTTTATGTAAAAGTTAAAGTTCACTTATTAAGGAAAATAGTATTATGTAAAAGTTAAGAGTTTAGTTACCTTCATAATCTGCAAAACCACGTAACCAATTACGGGTACAGAGCAAAGCTTGAATGTTCTTTGGAAGCAAACAGTTTCTGTAAGGAGTTATGACCCGAGATCCAATACTAAAGGCTGATTCAGATGCTACCGTGGTGATGGGAATACTTAGTATTTCACAAGCCAAAGAGGCTAATTCCCCAAGTCGATGCTGGTTGTCCTTCCAAAAGGACAAAACATCCAATTTTGGAAAAGACTTTCTCTCCAATCTTGGCTCTTCTAAATAGATATCCAGATGTGTCTTTGTCTTGCCTACTCCAACTCCGATGCTTTTTCAAGCTCAAAAAGATCCTACAGAAAAGAAGCAACACAAGCAACGTAAACAACAAAAGTAACATAAGCAACATAAGCAACACAagcaacataaacaacaaaagcaacatTCTTACATtgtcataatcatcatcaagtggAGATTCATTGACCCAATCATGCGGATTTGGAGTTACAGAAATACTTGAAGAACAAGTCCTAGATGTAGCCTTATAATCTTCATAGAGCATCTCCAAATTGTCTTTAAGCTTTTTGATTTTCGATGAAGAATTAGTTGGATCAACTCTTTCATAAGCTACTTCAAGCATTTGCAGTTTCATTCTTGGGTCTAAAACAGCTTCCATTGCCAAAATAAGACTATAATCCCCCCCAATACTTGGTAAACACAATCTGCATATCCTGAGCCAGTTTTgccacatcttcatcatcacaagaTGCAAATTTCCTCAGCAACAGTTCAATTCTCCACACTTGTGTAAAATAGACATTAGAAGTAGGATACTTAGAACCTGAAAAGTGTGTCGTGATATCACTAAACGGCTTCAACAACTCACAGATTTTCTCTCCACGATTCCATTCATCATCAGAAGGCAAAGTCTTGTAGTTGCTGTCAAACCACTTCAAGCTGACAAATGCTTCCTTAAACTTCAAAGCTCTTACAAGCATCTCATATGTNNNNNNNNNNNNNNNNNNNNNNNNNNNNNNNNNNNNNNNNNNNNNNNNNNNNNNNNNNNNNNNNNNNNNNNNNNNNNNNNNNNNNNNNNNNNNNNNNNNNNNNNNNNNNNNNNNNNNNNNNNNNNNNNNNNNNNNNNNNNNNNNNNNNNNNNNNNNNNNNNNNNNNNNNNNNNNNNNNNNNNNNNNNNNNNNNNNNNNNNNNNNNNNNNNNNNNNNNNNNNNNNNNNNNNNNNNNNNNNNNNNNNNNNNNNNNNNNNNNNNNNNNNNNNNNNNNNNNNNNNNNNNNNNNNNNNNNNNNNNNNNNNNNNNNNNNNNNNNNNNNNNNNNNNNNNNNNNNNNNNNNNNNNNNNNNNNNNNNNNNNNNNNNNNNNNNNNNNNNNNNNNNNNNNNNNNNNNNNNNNNNNNNNNNNNNNNNNNNNNNNNNNNNNNNNNNNNNNNNNNNNNNNNNNNNNNNNNNNNNNNNNNNNNNNNNNNNNNNNNNNNNNNNNNNNNNNNNNNNNNNNNNNNNNNNNNNNNNNNNNNNNNNNNNNNNNNNNNNNNNNNNNNNNNNNNNNNNNNNNNNNNNNNNNNNNNNNNNNNNNNNNNNNNNNNNNNNNNNNNNNNNNNNNNNNNNNNNNNNNNNNNNNNNNNNNNNNNNNNNNNNNNNNNNNNNNNNNNNNNNNNNNNNNNNNNNNNNNNNNNNNNNNNNNNNNNNNNNNNNNNNNNNNNNNNNNNNNNNNNNNNNNNNNNNNNNNNNNNNNNNNNNNNNNNNNNNNNNNNNNNNNNNNNNNNNNNNNNNNNNNNNNN
The sequence above is a segment of the Camelina sativa cultivar DH55 chromosome 10, Cs, whole genome shotgun sequence genome. Coding sequences within it:
- the LOC104719495 gene encoding uncharacterized protein LOC104719495, coding for MADIISKPSMEQLFFSVDPMSLILSQNSDTHQLNKLLLDGFSGFERGPRYDEYSKLRESKLRMKRDFQKYLDEKDVEEEPRIKKQVRFEGNSVISPEKVKFSAEEKKKQSRFGLRKAVPSSLAQSVPDFSAVLRKENRRPVSYNTTTTPPPPASKSRNGSVLSGSVSRGSKSASAGEKKSKGMMMMGMARKSYANVEDLKKISMAAASAINGSGGGGGGGGRRVGDGGGGGRRTILGYRQIY